The following coding sequences are from one Danio rerio strain Tuebingen ecotype United States chromosome 21, GRCz12tu, whole genome shotgun sequence window:
- the si:dkey-248f6.3 gene encoding uncharacterized protein si:dkey-248f6.3 — protein sequence MANDTSAAFFNRVNTITTEFVNKNHRSDTMASPSPPTVLRSPTENTEKRRKGNKASAFFKRAWKAVKRPFLCCDRNRVVPFEPRSDVDDFQHLPVPGPSRTVAAHADLEPVWQPGQVCEDLQPLSVPGPFSIEQTADVPNADPARPESSTALTGHVDTELVCLPGQVWEDPQPISVHDLSNIKNMTDADSACPESPPSVQDPSDIDGTDEKPKKGRKGKRVSAFFKRVWKAATRPFLCCDTDVVQHLTPQPQPEPEPEPDPEPEPEPELEPEPESESESEPESESEPESESESEPESESEPEPESVLEEPKEASGLTLGSRVGLFEVKDLIGEGSYGKVYLGSHVFNERTKVALKYIKKRKQDRYLDVDGHSKPVLAEVAIMLKLMKDPPCPSIITLHHWIKNKNDFVLFLEYAESSQILAYYLRSSLDIDENHACRLMRQLIQAVKFCAERGVFHGDIHSGNILVTQPRSELKLIDFGCARLITSEPFNSSDYRGALLYTPPEVLRDPTFFPNPAYVWTLGLILYEILHTRLAFYDTHSIIVGDLQTDLTLSLDCLDLISQCLVRNPEKRLQLHQLEEHRWFNPTSPNPVQQ from the exons ATGGCAAATGACACGTCAGCTGCGTTTTTTAATCGAGTTAATACGATCACGACTGAGTTTGTCAACAAAAATCATCGAAGTGACACGATGGCTTCTCCTTCACCTCCTACCGTGTTGAGAAGCCCAACAG AAAACACAGAGAAAAGGAGGAAAGGGAATAAAGCctctgctttctttaagagagCATGGAAGGCTGTGAAGCGCCCTTTCCTTTGCTGTGACCGGAACAGAGTGGTTCCCTTTGAACCACGGTCAGATGTCGACGATTTCCAGCATCTGCCTGTTCCAGGTCCCTCCAGGACCGTCGCAGCACATGCAGACCTTGAGCCGGTGTGGCAGCCAGGCCAGGTCTGTGAAGATCTtcagccgttgagtgttccgggcccctTCAGCATCGAGCAAACAGCAGATGTGCCGAATGCAGATCCGGCCCGTCCAGAGTCCTCGACGGCCCTCACAGGTCATGTTGATACTGAGCTGGTGTGTCTGCCAGGCCAGGTCTGGGAAGATCCTCAGCCAATCAGTGTCCATGACCTCTCCAATATTAAGAACATGACGGATGCAGATTCGGCCTGTCCTGAGTCGCCTCCGTCTGTTCAAGACCCCTCTGATATTGATGGGACTGATG aaaaacccaagaaaggaaggaaaggcaAAAGAGTCTCTGCTTTCTTCAAGAGAGTATGGAAGGCTGCAACGCGCCCTTTCCTGTGCTGTGACACGGATGTAGTCCAGCATCTTACACCACAACCTCAGCCCGAGCCCGAGCCCGAGCCTGACCCTGAGCCTGAGCCCGAGCCTGAGCTGGAGCCCGAGCCCGAGTCCGAGTCCGAGTCTGAGCCCGAGTCCGAGTCTGAGCCCGAGTCCGAGTCTGAGTCTGAGCCCGAGTCAGAGTCAGAGCCAGAGCCAGAGTCAGTTCTTGAGGAGCCTAAAGAGGCTTCTGGGCTCACTCTTG gatcTAGGGTGGGTCTTTTTGAAGTGAAAGacctgattggagaaggaagttATGGCAAGGTGTATCTGGGATCTCACGTATTTAATGAGAGAACAAAG GTTGCCCTGAAGTACATCAAGAAGCGTAAACAGGACCGTTATCTCGACGTT gatgGTCATTCCAAACCTGTGCTTGCAGAAGTGGCAATCATGCTTAAGTTGATGAAGGACCCACCTTGTCCCAGCATCATCACATTACACCACTGGATTAAGAATAAGAACGACTTCGTTCTCTTTCTGGAGTACGCCGAGTCATCCCAGATTTTGGCTTATTATCTCAGAAGTTCATTGGACATTGATGAAAACCACGCATGCCGGTTAATGCGTCAGTTGATCCAAGCTGTCAAGTTCTGCGCTGAGCGTGGAGTTTTCCATGGAGATATCCACTCGGGGAACATCCTGGTGACTCAACCCCGATCAGAGCTCAAACTGATTGACTTTGGTTGTGCTCGGCTAATTACCAGCGAGCCTTTCAACAGCAGTGATTATCGAG GAGCCTTACTTTACACACCGCCTGAGGTTCTGAGGGATCCCACATTCTTTCCTAACCCGGCGTACGTCTGGACATTAGGCCTCATCCTGTATGAAATATTGCATACACGATTGGCCTTTTACGACACGCATTCGATAATCGTTGGAGACCTCCAGACAGACCTCACCTTATCTTTAG ATTGCCTGGACCTGATTTC